The DNA sequence ACCTGGATCCCGCTCTTCGGCTGGTATGTGCTCAAGCAACGCATGGTTCCGGTCAATCGCGCGGCTCGCGGCAAGGCAATGACCGGCGTGATGAACCGCACCAAGCAGGAAATGGCAACCGGCCGCGAGCTCATCATCTATCCGGAAGGCACGCGCCGGCCGCCCGGCGCCCCGCCGGAATACAAATACGGCATCGCACGCCTCTACCGCGATCTGGGCGTGCCGGTGGTGCCGGTCGCCATGCATCCCGGGCTCTTCTGGCCGCGCCGCAAGTTCCTGCGTTTTCCCGGTCACTTCAAGGTCCGCATCCTGCCGCCGATCGAGGCCGGCATGGACCCGGACGCATTCCTTGCCAGGCTGGTGGAAGTCACGGAGAAGGCCAGCGACGAGTTGCTCGTCGAAACGGTGAAAAACAATCCGCACCTGCCGCTGCCGCCAACCGCCGAGCAACGGCTGAAGGAACTGAAGGCGGCGGGCGGGGCCTGAGCCCTCAGGCCCGCGCGCGCTGGCGCGTCTGCTCGAGCAGGCTCACCACCTCTTCCAGCCAGTGATCGCGAATGCCCATTTCTTTCAGATGGGCAAGCGTGTTGAACACATACTCGCTGTTCGGCCCGGATTTCCCCGTCGACACCGCAACGATATCGGCCGCCTCGCCGGTGCTGAGCGTACCGGCATATTGGACATGAGCGCGGTCGATGACATAGGCGAGCGCCGGCACCCGCCGTCCGTCGGCAAGCAGCACCGGCATCGTGCGCTCCTTGTAGACATGCGTGACCAGTTCACGCTCACGCAGATAGTCGACGACATCGGTTGCCTGCCCGCGCTCGACGCGGAAGGCCGTGCCGATGCAGGAGCCGCCACGGTCGAGACCAAGCACCAGTCCCGGCCGCTGTTCGGTGCCGCGGTGCACCCAGGAATGGACGCAGAGTGAACGGCGATAGCCGAATGCGCGCGCCGTCAGCTTTTCCTCGAAGGTAAAGCCGGGGTTCCACATCAGCGACCCGTAGCCAAAGACCCAAAATTCGTCCATATCCACTGTCATTCAACCCGCGCTGTCTGCTCTCGCCACCGAATCATGATCGGCTCTCAGGAATGGTCAGCCATGTCGGTTTCTACGGCACAGCATCTCGGCACGAAAGAGACAAGCTCGTCCTTGTGCACCCGAAGACAAGAATAGTTTTGCGGATCGGCGGCGCCACCCGAAAGGCAGCCGCAGTCCAGTTTAGAGTGAGGTATCCGCGCCCATGTCGGCAACCGCAGTTTCCAATCCCTCGTCAGTCAGCCGGAAATTCCGCTGGCTGACAGCAGGCATCGTGCTTGTCGCCGGCATCTATTCGGCCGGCTGGTTCCTCGCCGCCGATCAGATCGAGAAGCGTCTTGCGGCCCGCCTCGCCGATGGGCAGGCGGCCGGGCTTGGCGGCGAATGCACGAACATGGACGTGCGCGGCTTTCCGTTCCGCATCGGCCTCTTCTGCGACAAGGTCCACCTCGACGACACTCGCCACGGCACGTCCGCCTCCTTCGGAGCGCTGCGGACGGCCGCACAGGTCTATCAGCCCGGCCATGCCGTGATCGAACTCGATGGCCCGGCCGAGATCCGCGCGTCGCCCGGCCTCAACGTCTTCGCCGACTGGACCCTGCTGCATGCGAGCGTGCGCGCGACCTTGTCCGGTGTCGACCGCACCTCGCTCACCTATGACAATCTCAACGGCCGGGTGCGCCTCCCGCTCTCGGGCGACGGGCTTGGCTTCGGCGCCAGCCACGGCGAACTGCACCTTCGCCAGAACGGCGCTGACCTTGATGCCGCCTTGAGCGTCGACAAGCTCGACCTGCGTCCGGAGGAAGGGCCGAGCTACGCACCGCCGGCCGCCGTGGCTGCGGACCTGACCTTTACCGACAAGGCCGGATGGATGGCGACCACGCCGACACCGGAGATGTTTCGCGGCAGCAAGGGCGAACTCAGGCTGCTCACCCTTGATCTCGGCTCCGGCATGAACGCCAAGCTTTCCGGACCCTTCTCGGTCAACGATCAGGGACTGATCTCCGGCGAGTTCTCGCTGACGATGTCGAATATCGAGGCCTGGCGGGCCAATCTGGTCAAGCTGATCCCCGACGACGCCAACCTCGTGGACAACACCGCCAACATGCTGAAGGCGCTCGCCAACGGCAAGGACGAGGCGACCGTGAAACTCAACGTGCGCGACGGCACGGCGTTTCTCGCCTTCATTCCGATCGGTGTACTGCCGACGCTTTGATCGAAGGCCGCCTTCTGCGGCACCCGCAGCGAAAAACAGAAAAGCCCGGGTCGCGGATCATTCCGCCAGCCGGGCTTTCTTGTTGGCTTAGTCGCTATTTCTGATCCATGGCATGCCGGCCGAAGTCCGGCATCGCCGTGTCCTGGCCCGCCTGGATGATCGAGCGGCGGATGGCGCGGGTGCGGGTAAAGAGGTCGAAGAGCTTGTCACCGTCGCCCCAGCGGATCGCCCGCTGCAGATAGGCGAGATCTTCGGAAAACCGCGCCAGCATCTCCAGGATCGCATCCTTGTTGTGCAGGCAGACGTCACGCCACATGGTCGGGTCGGAGGCCGCCAGACGGGTGAAATCGCGAAAGCCCGACGCCGAATACTTAATGACTTCGGATTCGGTGACTGTCTCAAGATCATCGGCCGTGCCGACAATGTTGTAGGCGATGATGTGCGGCAGGTGCGAGACGATCGCCAGCACCTTGTCGTGGTGCTCGGCGTCCATTTCCTCGACCATCGAGCCGAGCGTTTCCCAGAAACGCCGCAGCCGGGCGACCGCTTCCCCGTCAGCACCTTCCGGCGGCGTCAGGATGCACCAACGGCCGCGAAAGAGGCCGACGAAGCCGGCATCCGGGCCCGAATGCTCGGTACCGGCGATCGGATGGCCCGGCACGAAATGTACGGTCTCCGGCAGATGCGGCGCCATTTGCGCAATCACCGAGCCTTTGGTCGAACCGACATCGGTCACGATCGCGCCAGGCTTCAGATGCGCCGCAATCTCGGCCGCGACAGCACCGGAGGCACCGACCGGGACCGAGACGATGACGAGGTCCGCGTCACGAACGGCTTCCGCCGCAGACAGCGTATAGCGGTCGCCGAGCCCGAGCTCCTGCGTACGCTTCAAAGTCGCCTCGCTGCGCGTGGAAACGACGAGCGTACCGGCAAGCTGCTTCTCGCGGATTTCGCGCGCGATCGACGAGCCGATCAGGCCGATACCGATGAGGGCGATCGTTTCAAACTGCTGAGCCATTATTTCCGTCCCATGAATTCGGTCAGCGCCGCGATGACGCCTTCGTTGGCTTCTTCCGAGCCGATGGTCATGCGCAGTGCGTTCGGGAAGCCGTAGCTGCGGACCGCACGCAGGATATAGCCACGGCTGGTCAGGAAATCATCGGCCTCATCGGCCCGCTTGCCGTTTTCTTCCGGAAAGTGGATCAGCACGAAATTCGTGACCGAGGGCGTGATGCGCAACCCGATCGCTTCGAGCGCTTCGCTGACACGCGCGAGCCAGGTGAGATTGTGATCAACTGCCGTCGCAACAAAAGCCTGATCACGGATCGCCGCAGCCCCCGCAGCGATCGAGGGCGCACTGAGGTTGAACGGCCCGCGCACACGGTCGACCGCATCGATCACCTCCGGCGGCGCGTACATCCAGCCGATGCGCAAGCCCGCAAGGCCGTAGATCTTCGAGAAGGTGCGGGTCATCACCACATTGCGGCTGGCCGAGACAAGCTCCAGACCGGCGGCATAGTCGTTGCGGCGCACATACTCGGCATAGGCCGCATCAAGCACCAGCAGCACGCCTTCAGGCAGCCCCGCATGCAGCCGACGGACTTCATCGACGGGGATGTAGGTGCCGGTCGGATTGGCGGGGTTGGCGAGGAAGACGACCTTCGTGCGCTCAGTCACCGCCGCGAGAATGGCATCGACGTCGACGCGCGCATCCTTCTCCTTGACGGTAATGGGCGTCGCGCCCGCAGCCATGATCTGGATCTTGTAGACGAGGAAGCCGTGCTCGGTGATGATGCCTTCATCGCCGGGGCCGAGATAGGTGTGGCAGAGGAGCCCCAGCAGTTCGTCCGAGCCGTTGCCGCACATGATGTTGGCCGGGTTGAGGCCGTGCACAGCGCCGATCGCCTCTCTCAGCGCCCGCGCCTGGCCATCCGGATAACGCTCCAGGTTGAAGGCAGCCGCCTGGAAAGCCTCGATCGCCTTGGGGCTGGCGCCAAGCGGCGTCTCGTTGGACGAGAGTTTGTGCACCTTGGCGACACCCGGCGCGTGCTCCTTGCCCGGCACATAAGCGGCAATATCCAGAATGCCGGAACGCGGTTCGGGGCTCTTCGAAGCAAGGCTCATAGGGTCAGCTTTCTTTGGCCATCAAAGTGCTGCAGCGACGGGTACGTGCCTTGGGAGGCGCGCGGCGCTGCAAGCAGGAAAAGAGGTCAAGCCATTAGCGGCGCAAGCGGCTTTTGTCGAGGGTACGCCGCGGCTCCGGTGTTGGTTAGCGGGTGGGATGCGGCCGCTCACGCGTGCTCGGTACGCCCTGCGGCGCCAGCACCGGTACGAAGACGCGGCGCGATGCGCGTGCGGCGACTGGCAGCCCCTGGTAAAGCCGCTTCTGCGCCTCAACAACAATAACGCCGGAAAAGACAGGCCAGAGCGATCGACCGAGCCGCTCGAAGCCCCGACGCAGCCGCAGGATCGCCCTGAGCTTCGACGGTGGGAAGAACAGCGCATCCGCCGTGGCGCCCGGTGTGAAGTTGGTCTCACGCAGCAGCGCCGTCAGCTGCCCGCGCGAATAGGGCCGACCGGACCCGAAGGGTGTATGCTCCATGCGCGCCCAGACGCCGCGCCTATTGGGCACGACGATGACGAGTCGGCCGCCCGGCGCCAGCACCCGCCAGATCTCCTTCATGGTTTCCCGCGGGCTTTCGGCGAATTCCAACGAATGCACCATCAGCACCCGATCGATCGAGGCGTCGGGCAGCGGTAGTTCCTCATCGAACACCAGCGCCGTCGAGGAGAGCTCGGCAACCGGCCAGTTCACCGCCCCCTGCCCGGCCGGCATGAAGGCGAAGGTGCGCTCGGTATCCTTGCGGAACCGTTCGAGATAGGGAACGGCATAGCCGAGACCGACCAGCCGCTCGTCCGGAAGCCGCGCCCAGACGGACGAAAGCGCCATGGTGACGGATTGCTCCGCCATACGGCCGAGTTCGGAGTGATAGAATTCGCGCAGGTCGACGATATCGGTGTGCATTCGCAACATGTTAGCTTCGAAGCGGTAGACTTCAAGGTAAGGCTCGCTACATTCGGCAGCATTCCCTCTCTCCTGACCGGAGGACGTGCCATGGCCGCGCTCGAACTCGACCTCTTCCTCTGCCGCACCGACAATTTCGGCGTGCTGGTCCATGACCCCGAAAGCGGCCTGACCGCCTCGATCGACGCGCCGGAAGAGGCGCCCATTCTGGAGGCACTGGAGCGGCGCGGCTGGAAGCTCACCCATATCCTGACGACCCATCATCACGGCGACCACGTGGCGGCAAATGACGCCCTGAAGCAACGCTTCGGCGTCACGATCATCGGCCCCTTCGGCGAAGCCTCGAAGATACCGGGCCTCGACAGGACCGTGCGCCATGGCGAGCGTTTCGATTTTGCCGGCCGTTCCGTCGAGGTGGTCGAGACCCCGGGCCACACGGCCGGCCATATCTGCTTCCACTTCCCGCAGGATAAGCTGCTCTTTGCCGCCGACACCCTGTTCGCGCTCGGCTGTGGCCGCCTGTTCGAGGGGACGCCGGCGACCATGTGGCAGTCGCTCAGCCGGCTCATGGCGTTGCCGGACGACACGGCTGTCTATTTCGGCCATGAATACACGCTGTCCAACGCCCGCTTCGCGGTGACCGTCGACCCGGAGAATGCCGAACTCAAGGCGCGCGCGGCTGAAATCGAGGAGACACGCTGCGACGGCGGTTTCACCGCACCGACGACGATCGGCCTGGAGAAGCGCACGAACCCGTTCCTGCGCGCTAGCGACCCCGGCATTCGCGCCCATCTCGGCATGCAGAACGCCGACGATGCCGCGGTTTTCGCCGAAATCCGCAAGCGGAAGGATAATTTCTAGTGGCTGAGGCGCAATCGGCGGCGGAGATCATCCAGGCACTCGGCTTGGTGCGCCATCCGGAGGGCGGATGGTACATCGAGACCTTCCGCGATACGGCCGGCGGCCCACGTGGGCATTCGACGGCGATCTACTACCTGCTGGAGCGCGGCGAGCGCTCGCACTGGCATCGTGTGCGCGATGCGGTCGAGATCTGGCATCACCACGCCGGCGCGCCGCTCGAACTCAGCATCGCCGAGGACGGGCATCCCGCCGAGACGCTGCGGCTCGGGTCCGACATTCTGAACGGGGAACGACCGCAGGGCGTGGTCCCGGCTAACTGGTGGCAGTCCGCCGCCTCGCTTGGCGATTGGACCCTGGTCGGTTGCACCGTCGCGCCGGCATTTGATTTCGCCGCCTTCGAAATGGCGGCTCCCGATTGGCAGCCGACCAATCGATAGCAGACCTTGCTTACTCCGCCGGCTGAGCCACCACCGCTCGCTTTGGGAAAATCATGTCCTTCGCCGCCAGTACCGCCCCGCCGGTCACGAACAGGCAGGCGAGTGCGATGCGCCAGGACGGCTCCGCGAAACCGAACAGGATCAGGATCAGCGTCGAAAGCACCGGTGCCGCATAGCTGCAAACGCCGAGAAGCTGGATATTGCCGTTCTTCACGCCGAAGTCCCAGGCATAGAACGCCGCCCCGACCGGCAGCAGGCCGAGGCCGAGGACCGCCAGCCACTCGAAGGTGTTTGCGGGCCAGACGGTCGTTTCGAGCGCCAGATGGCAGGCGAAAGACAGGATCGAGGTGGCAAGACAAAAGCCAGTGACAACATCCGTCGAGACCGCTTCGAAGCGGCGGGTGATGAGAGAATAGCCGGACCAGGTGAAGGCGCAGAGGAAGGCGGCGCCGTAGCCGAGCAGATAGGCATCGTCGAAGGCAACGCCATTGCGCGCCACGATCAGGATCGTGCCCATGAGGCCGGCGAGCGCGCCGGCAAGATGATACCAGCGCAAGCGCTCGCCCGGCAGCAGCGCCGAGCCGACAACGATCAGAAGCGGCCAGAGATAGGCGATCAGCCCGGCTTCCACTGCCGGGGCGTTGCGCAGGGCCGTGAA is a window from the Ensifer adhaerens genome containing:
- the gloB gene encoding hydroxyacylglutathione hydrolase, with amino-acid sequence MAALELDLFLCRTDNFGVLVHDPESGLTASIDAPEEAPILEALERRGWKLTHILTTHHHGDHVAANDALKQRFGVTIIGPFGEASKIPGLDRTVRHGERFDFAGRSVEVVETPGHTAGHICFHFPQDKLLFAADTLFALGCGRLFEGTPATMWQSLSRLMALPDDTAVYFGHEYTLSNARFAVTVDPENAELKARAAEIEETRCDGGFTAPTTIGLEKRTNPFLRASDPGIRAHLGMQNADDAAVFAEIRKRKDNF
- a CDS encoding cupin domain-containing protein, which gives rise to MAEAQSAAEIIQALGLVRHPEGGWYIETFRDTAGGPRGHSTAIYYLLERGERSHWHRVRDAVEIWHHHAGAPLELSIAEDGHPAETLRLGSDILNGERPQGVVPANWWQSAASLGDWTLVGCTVAPAFDFAAFEMAAPDWQPTNR
- a CDS encoding lysophospholipid acyltransferase family protein; translated protein: MIALRSILFNTVFYANLIVQMIVLTPIYFLLPRKKAWFVPKNWVRSNHWLLEKMVGTTFEIEGLENIPDVPYIFAPKHQSFWDAYALLPWLSDPFYILKRELTWIPLFGWYVLKQRMVPVNRAARGKAMTGVMNRTKQEMATGRELIIYPEGTRRPPGAPPEYKYGIARLYRDLGVPVVPVAMHPGLFWPRRKFLRFPGHFKVRILPPIEAGMDPDAFLARLVEVTEKASDELLVETVKNNPHLPLPPTAEQRLKELKAAGGA
- the hisC gene encoding histidinol-phosphate transaminase, coding for MSLASKSPEPRSGILDIAAYVPGKEHAPGVAKVHKLSSNETPLGASPKAIEAFQAAAFNLERYPDGQARALREAIGAVHGLNPANIMCGNGSDELLGLLCHTYLGPGDEGIITEHGFLVYKIQIMAAGATPITVKEKDARVDVDAILAAVTERTKVVFLANPANPTGTYIPVDEVRRLHAGLPEGVLLVLDAAYAEYVRRNDYAAGLELVSASRNVVMTRTFSKIYGLAGLRIGWMYAPPEVIDAVDRVRGPFNLSAPSIAAGAAAIRDQAFVATAVDHNLTWLARVSEALEAIGLRITPSVTNFVLIHFPEENGKRADEADDFLTSRGYILRAVRSYGFPNALRMTIGSEEANEGVIAALTEFMGRK
- the yddG gene encoding aromatic amino acid exporter YddG — encoded protein: MKFKATLIGFSAILMWSLLALFTAASGKMPPFQLSAICFLIGSLPGLVVLAMRPERLALLKQPAKVWITGIAGLFGYHFLYFTALRNAPAVEAGLIAYLWPLLIVVGSALLPGERLRWYHLAGALAGLMGTILIVARNGVAFDDAYLLGYGAAFLCAFTWSGYSLITRRFEAVSTDVVTGFCLATSILSFACHLALETTVWPANTFEWLAVLGLGLLPVGAAFYAWDFGVKNGNIQLLGVCSYAAPVLSTLILILFGFAEPSWRIALACLFVTGGAVLAAKDMIFPKRAVVAQPAE
- a CDS encoding gamma-glutamylcyclotransferase — its product is MTVDMDEFWVFGYGSLMWNPGFTFEEKLTARAFGYRRSLCVHSWVHRGTEQRPGLVLGLDRGGSCIGTAFRVERGQATDVVDYLRERELVTHVYKERTMPVLLADGRRVPALAYVIDRAHVQYAGTLSTGEAADIVAVSTGKSGPNSEYVFNTLAHLKEMGIRDHWLEEVVSLLEQTRQRARA
- a CDS encoding prephenate/arogenate dehydrogenase family protein → MAQQFETIALIGIGLIGSSIAREIREKQLAGTLVVSTRSEATLKRTQELGLGDRYTLSAAEAVRDADLVIVSVPVGASGAVAAEIAAHLKPGAIVTDVGSTKGSVIAQMAPHLPETVHFVPGHPIAGTEHSGPDAGFVGLFRGRWCILTPPEGADGEAVARLRRFWETLGSMVEEMDAEHHDKVLAIVSHLPHIIAYNIVGTADDLETVTESEVIKYSASGFRDFTRLAASDPTMWRDVCLHNKDAILEMLARFSEDLAYLQRAIRWGDGDKLFDLFTRTRAIRRSIIQAGQDTAMPDFGRHAMDQK
- a CDS encoding class I SAM-dependent methyltransferase produces the protein MLRMHTDIVDLREFYHSELGRMAEQSVTMALSSVWARLPDERLVGLGYAVPYLERFRKDTERTFAFMPAGQGAVNWPVAELSSTALVFDEELPLPDASIDRVLMVHSLEFAESPRETMKEIWRVLAPGGRLVIVVPNRRGVWARMEHTPFGSGRPYSRGQLTALLRETNFTPGATADALFFPPSKLRAILRLRRGFERLGRSLWPVFSGVIVVEAQKRLYQGLPVAARASRRVFVPVLAPQGVPSTRERPHPTR
- a CDS encoding DUF2125 domain-containing protein yields the protein MSATAVSNPSSVSRKFRWLTAGIVLVAGIYSAGWFLAADQIEKRLAARLADGQAAGLGGECTNMDVRGFPFRIGLFCDKVHLDDTRHGTSASFGALRTAAQVYQPGHAVIELDGPAEIRASPGLNVFADWTLLHASVRATLSGVDRTSLTYDNLNGRVRLPLSGDGLGFGASHGELHLRQNGADLDAALSVDKLDLRPEEGPSYAPPAAVAADLTFTDKAGWMATTPTPEMFRGSKGELRLLTLDLGSGMNAKLSGPFSVNDQGLISGEFSLTMSNIEAWRANLVKLIPDDANLVDNTANMLKALANGKDEATVKLNVRDGTAFLAFIPIGVLPTL